The Pyrenophora tritici-repentis strain M4 chromosome 10, whole genome shotgun sequence genome contains a region encoding:
- a CDS encoding Drf-FH1 multi-domain protein codes for MAVAALFATANAHMIMESPVPFSKDKLDNSPIQAAQFPCKHDIGYSISTMNKMAVGQKQELSFKGSAVHGGGSCQLSVTTDTAPTKDSIFKVIKSIEGGCPGVDGGPLKFDFELPDSIPNGNATFAWTWFAKLSGGPEMYMNCAPIEVSGGASDKSKFDALPDMLVANIASTSCKQVSSTVLKIPNPGSVLQMGSGDSASVVAPTGDCGSTGTTPSDPSGPSDPSGSAPSGGSPSAPSAGQPPAAPSPPADGAPSATVSSPAAGQSPAAPTKPAGGKPSPPPSNPGGGVFAPGASSGPALPTSTTLVTVTATPTAPTGAGPTAPAGVSPPSPIGTGTPSTPSTPSSPSVGGGSGTCTTNGAIVCNGATQFGLCNNGNVVWQAVAAGTTCVNGNITKRAYYGRVARPRRSSRRVVPN; via the coding sequence ATGGCTGTGGCGGCCTTGTTCGCTACTGCGAACGCTCACATGATCATGGAGTCTCCTGTTCCATTTAGCAAAGACAAGCTCGACAATTCGCCGATTCAGGCTGCGCAGTTCCCCTGCAAGCACGACATTGGCTACTCGATCTCGACCATGAACAAAATGGCTGTTGGACAGAAGCAAGAACTTAGCTTCAAGGGCAGCGCTGTTCACGGCGGCGGATCATGCCAGCTCAGTGTTACCACGGACACTGCACCCACCAAGGACTCCATCTTCAAGGTTATCAAGTCTATTGAGGGTGGCTGCCCTGGTGTTGATGGGGGACCTCTGAAGTTCGATTTTGAGCTTCCAGACAGCATCCCCAACGGCAACGCTACATTCGCCTGGACTTGGTTCGCCAAGTTGAGCGGCGGTCCAGAGATGTACATGAACTGTGCTCCCATCGAAGTTTCCGGCGGTGCCAGTGACAAGTCCAAGTTCGACGCCCTTCCCGACATGTTGGTTGCCAACATTGCTAGCACTTCCTGCAAGCAAGTATCCAGCACGGTTTTGAAGATTCCAAACCCTGGATCAGTGCTTCAGATGGGCTCAGGAGATTCGGCAAGCGTCGTTGCTCCTACTGGCGACTGTGGATCTACTGGAACTACTCCTTCTGATCCCTCTGGGCCCTCTGACCCCTCTGGTTCCGCTCCAAGTGGCGGCTCTCCCTCTGCTCCCTCCGCTGGTCAACCTCCTGCCGCTCCTTCACCGCCAGCTGATGGTGCTCCCTCCGCTACCGTCAGCTCTCCTGCCGCCGGTCAGTCTCCAGCTGCTCCTACCAAGCCAGCTGGCGGCAAGCCATCACCTCCTCCCTCCAACCCAGGCGGTGGTGTCTTTGCCCCTGGCGCCTCCAGCGGTCCCGCTCTGCCAACATCCACCACGCTCGTCACCGTCACCGCCACACCCACCGCGCCAACTGGAGCTGGCCCCACTGCCCCCGCAGGAGtttcaccaccatctcccaTCGGTACCGGCACTCCTTCTACTCCCTCCACACCTTCCAGCCCCTCAGTCGGCGGCGGTTCAGGCACTTGCACCACCAACGGCGCAATCGTGTGCAACGGTGCCACCCAATTCGGTCTCTGCAACAACGGCAATGTGGTCTGGCAAGCTGTTGCCGCTGGCACTACTTGCGTCAACGGCAACATCACCAAGCGCGCTTACTACGGCCGCGTGGCTCGTCCCCGCCGCTCTAGCCGCCGCGTTGTTCCCAACTAA